TAATTTGCAGATAATGCATCTGAGCAGTGTTAGGTGTTCGTGCAGTTTCAAGGTAGAGGTGTAGACATGTACAGCTATTTTGAATAGTTCTATGAGCACATAAGTTAATAAACAGAACATATTAAATCTAACAGAAACTGTAATTTATTTGTGCAAAAccctttattttctgtttggcAGGAATGGAACACAGGGCATTTGGCGATTACTTAAAAAAGGAACGTACCCATTTGACCAAATACATTCCACAAAACGGATTACCAAGATACTTGGAATGCTTCATTCGTGTGCAATCAATTTCATATGGACATAGTTTTCTTTCATGTCAGCAAGGGAAGCATACTTGCTCACAAGACATATGAACATTAGAATATAAGAGAGGCTCCAAACAAAAGGGGTCCACTAGTTTATATTGTTTGTTTGCTTATGTAAACTGATGTAACCTGGTGAGTTAAATTAATCTAAAATTGTTCTTTGCACTTTGCTTTTGAACTTCTGTTCCCAGTTCACTACTTGTAAGTACTGCTTCATTCTTTCATAGTCTGCTTTACCCAAACTATAAATCCACATTTTAAACCTTaagctttagaaatgtaaaatggtTGATCAAAGGTTGTCATATTATTCATGTGATTTTCAAGGGGGTATGTGCTATCTATTCCATTTATTATATCTTGATTGTTTGTAAAGACTAGATTAATAAGAGAATCTTCAGTAGTAGGTAACTTTATAAACTGGGAAGCAATCATTAACAATTTCAACCATAtaaatttcagtttctgtgttCATCACATAATTTCTCAATCCGTTGGAAAAAAAGCACATCTCTCAAAGTTTACAAAAGGTGATGTGGTGATAGAAAGCCAGGTGTTAGCAATCACCTCAGACATCCTTGTCTggtttgatatttaaaaaaattaaagacattACAAACAGCATCTGGATAGttttactttgtttaaaaaaaaaatcttctcacCGAATGAACTATTTTGATAGCTTCATCTCCGCTGCATTTAAAAGGGCTGTCACACACCGACACATTTTtactggaaaaagaaaattaagaaattaatatgTTAAGGAAAACGGTCTTTGAAATTTCATAGACATTAAACTATTTCATATTTTGcaacatttttatacaatttaaTCAATTATTTCCTAAATGTTGTAATGCCACATGTGACAgatctatctctctctctctctcaaaatACATTCAATTGCATTACACTGTAGAATCTAAAATATACAAATCAAGAgctgtataaaaaatatttatattttgtattaattttctttagtATTTAGAATGTAAAACTCTATTAgactaataataaatattattgaatttttgagacatttacagtatgttatatatGGAAGAATGTTTCATGTTACAAGGGTACTGAGTTTGATATGAAGACCAGCATCTTGGGAACATTTCTGTTAGAGAGGGGCACTGCTGTACCCTGTATGACTGAAAACTATTGTTATGCATATTGGTTCAGCCACTTTGAGTGAAGTCTAGACTGCTCAGAGAGAAGAACAAATGTGTCTAACAATCCTGCAGACTGAATTGTTTGACTCTTTTAGACACTCCGTCTGTGTGTCTAAAACTATTGAGCTATTACTCAATAGTGTTGATGATGATGGAGACTGCACTCTACTACTTACTAAAACCAGCTAGAGTGAACTTCTTGATGACAACATAGAACAACAAGCAGAAATTCTTACTACGACTAgtaaaaagcaaagcaaatacTGGGAGAACACCATGATTGTGTGACATTAATGCTACATTTGATTATTTCTGGCAAGACCTTCCCAGGAATTTAACTTTCTGTGTGAGAATTTgtctgcaaaacaaaataaaatgtacttatTCAAACAGGGGAAAAGGAATACTAAACCACAGAAACTTATAAAAGAGTTATCTTTAGATATAAATCATAATTCAATGTGTTTTAAATTAGAATTTTCACAAAAATCCATAAAAAACGGGCCCTCACACTTGCAGACAAAGAAATGACTGCAATGACCTAAGACAAATGAACACTTTTAAGTGTTCCCAAACAGGCTGTACAATTTATTGAATAATCAGTGATAAAACAATGATGCTTCTCTAAATCTATCCGCTTCTACAGGCAGGAAGCATCATTGCTGAACAGCTTTATTCAGATAATGTTAGCAGTTTCAAGCAtagttcagttttgttttcacatttttaactgAGACATTACAGAGAATTTTAGATTTAAGTCTCATGTATAGCTCTGCAGTTGTCCCTTTTATTTTCATGGGGTGAAAAGTGAAATACTATTCAAGATaagtacaacaaacaacagcagggaagaataaaacaataatgGGAGCCCAAGAGACCCATGCAACATTACACGAATTGTGTGTTTCTTCAGTCCATAGATCTTAAGAGCACCCTTGTGGAAGATTTCCCACTGACTCACCAATTTATCGCTCCTCCATTAGCCTGTTTCTGCACCAGTGCCCTCCAGTGCTTGTGAGTGGACTTAATTATCTCTATTGCAAAGTCCTGCCAGAACAAAGAGACTACATTCAGCAGCAAGGCAGTGTCCTGATTTCCTCTATAGGTTAACAGGTTAATATTTTCAGTATTGCACCCAGTGACAAGTAACTCTAGCTTGTTGACCGAGCACCGACTTGCACTAAAAAACATTTGACCcctttttgaaataaaatatagacAAATAATGCCACACATATTTCTAGATTATTTTCGCAGGCTTAAACTTTGAAATGGACAAATGTACTAACTGCTTTTTGAGTGCAAAATATTCCACTATGGTTACAATGGGATTCCACTAATTAAACTTAATGTAAAGCAAAACCATCACTAACCAGCCTGCACCACATCatcttcatgtacagtaaataaataacaCCTAGTAAATGATTTTGAGATGAACGGGACTAATGCAGTATGAAAGAAGAAACCCCGGAAAGAAAAAACTTAAATGAGCCTGATAAGGGTACCTTGTTTTGGAATTGTCCATTAAAAGCAAACTGATTTTCTGGCTTCCCATCTGGCACCTTGTATCTTCTGAACCAGTCTACTGTTGCTTCCAAATGACCAGGTCTCTGTTTACGGACATCTTCAATGCCTTtccaaaacacaaagttttgCAACATAGAAaggaacaacaaaaatacatacaatgaAATAGAGGTGTAATTTGTAGAAGGACATTTATAgggatttattattttttaaaaactatggCTTTCTCTTGGTCCATTATAAGCTTTTTCACAATAAATCCAAAACATTAGTCATTTTTGTACCAAATGCTTACTGTTTAAGGTTGGAGCATCTGGGTCCTCAGCATTTATAGCAATTATCTTCCAATCTGTCTCACCTTCATCAATCATAGCTAGAATGCCCAATATCTTCACCTGAATCACCTCTCCTGGTGAGCATACCTGCGCATAGTATGACAAGTTAACTTCAGGATCAAAAGACACCAGGGCAACActacacaaattaaaattatgaaTAACATTCTTATGACGATGCAATATTGTTATTCAAGATGGTGTCCACCTATCTTCCCATTTACCTCATGTTTGCCTTTTTCAATATTCATCACATTAACATCTAAAGCAAAATATAGCATTAAACTATAATaacattagaaaatgtgatGATTTACTTTTTCCCAAAATATACTGAACAAATTACTAACACCTGGGcattattttgcttgtttgtGAACTCATCATTCTGGAAAGCATCTGTATGGCTCCATATTATGTACCATTTCAGAaagtctttgaaaaaatatgttGTAAAAGTGGTATCTTTTTAGCTTTATGTGCATGCTCACTACAAAGCTCTGCTTTACAACTGTCCCATGCAGGAGACAAAATCAGAGATTTGCAGATCTTATGTACTTATGAAATTTTGTAATTTAGAGAATTACCATTATAAGGCTTTTCACACCACTTCTACTTTGCCTAAACTCATGTTACAGTGTGAACATCTCCCCTGGCATTTCAAGTGGtatttcaaagtattttttagATTGCATGCTTTATCGCTATGTGCTTTTCTAATGATGATGGCTTCATATCATCATTGAAAAAGTtcttcaataaaaaaacacattaggaCATAGGTTTATATTTGTGACCTACATCTGTAAATCTGAAGTGCAAGTTGGCTCTGCTGTATTAAACTTTCTGACTTTGAATTTTCTTTCAGCtccttcctttttcttttctcctcatTTTGAAAGTTGCAAATATCAACTTTTATGTTTAGAAAAATGAGCAGCTGAACTCACGTATTGACATTACTTAAGCCCATCAGCCTGGATGAATGGAAAGGCACACAAACCCCTTAATGGTAAAAAAGTAGGACTGTACTACATTAAAGTAGACAGTAAGAGCAAAAACGTTCAGCTGCTACAAATTAAAGTTTAAATATAAATGCACAGTGCTGTACAGAGAAGAGGTTTTCTAAtacatcagaaaataatttcTATGCATTTCAGTTGGATCAAAAGGTTGTGTCATGCATTCACAAtcacttatgtacagtatgttcactatTGTTTCCTAATCAGTTTGTACACCAGCCTGTGAAAAGTTGGTTGGTTGGGATTCCCAAGTACACAAATGGTCTAGTCTCTACAAAAGGTAGGCAGGGTGCCATGCAAAAGTACTCAGACTCTTGCATAGAAATTAATATTCGTCATATACACAACTAACTCTACATATTCAAAGCAAGAAAAATACTTATTTCAATAGgtaaaatctattttataaaataaatagtaaacAGATAATATGAAAGTTATAATATGAAatagatattttttaaagattgcgTAAGTATTCCaaccctttgctgtggcaaaccaaaattaatttacatACACACAATTAGCTACATGATCACTTGTCTATATGCAAGATTAGTGGTCCTCATGATTTCAGacgcacaaaaaaaacatctctctcTTTGAGGTTCATTGGTCAAGTACCGAATTTCAGATAAAAATGCAGCCATTAAGACAAAGGATCTTTCAATGCAAGTCAAGTATAAACTAACCAGTATCTAAGCACAGATCAGGAGTAGGGTACATAAACATCAGAGCCTCTGAATATCCCTGTGAGGGCACACTACCCAATCATCAAAAACAGGAAGGTGGAATTTACTACCCTGACACTGCCTAAATTATGCCACCCCTCCAAACTTAGAAGCCATGGAAACGGGTTAGGGACCAGCAACAACTCTGAAATAACTACTGAGTTCAATGGCTGAGATGGGCGAATATGTCCCAAGTCGACAGTATCACAAAGCTCATCTATATGGCAAAAACCTGCACAGAGTTGGCAACAAATCATTTAAGCGAAACTGTAAACATGTTGCAAAAGGTTTTACGTTCAGATTGGCCATACCTTTCTTGTATAAAAGCAAACCATTATGCCTGGAGCAAACTCAACACGCTGCATCACCATCTTTACTGTCAAGCATGGGGGTGGCCACATTATGTTTGCTGGCTGCTTCTCATCATCAAGAACTCAAGATTGAGGTAAATTGATAGAGGCAACACAGGCAAGCCTGAACAGAAAACTGTCTCAATCTGCTCAAGACATAACTGGGGAAAATGTTCATGTTTCTGCACGAGAATCACTCAAAGCACAGTCACAGCAACACTGGAGTTGCTTAAGGATGAGAGAATGAATGTGCTTGAGAGGTCCATTCAAAGTCTTGACTTGAATCCTACAAAGAATCAGCAGAAAGATTTGCAGAAGAAATCCCTAAACCACTGGAGTGTGCTTCAGCAAATCTGCCaaaaagaatggacaaaaaagtTGGTGCAGACCTACACAAAATGACCTTTACCCTAAAAGCTGAATACTTTCACTAGGTTCCATCTGTGAAGATTTTTTTACACCTTTGCTTAGTTAGAGGCATGCAGCAGGCTGCCCATTTTCTGATAATAATCCACAGTCAGTTactgttggaaaaaaaagtgtatcTACtgcactgcatatacagtagagaATCTGGgaaatttaaattctttacTCAATCAAACTGAACATCTGCACAATAACAAAGAATCAGGCAAGAATTAAGAcaactgtagagtctgcaatgTGATGTGTTGTCAAGGCAGTTGCATCTTTTCACACAGTGAGCCCACATTGAGACTGATACATCTTCCAAGATGACTGGAGAACTGACATTTCTACGTCACCACTTAAACACAGAAAGCCCCAAACGTCCCCTTGAAGACCTTTTCTTCGTACCCCAAAAATTTGTCCTGAGTGTTAAACTAAAAACACACCTTTGAACCAATGTCACAAACATCGATTGGATCGTTGTCACCACAGCACTTTGTGTCTTTGTCCGTGTGACTTGGGTCTTCCCacgtctgttaaaaaaaaagtgttattcAATCAAACTGAACACCTGCACTATGACAAACAATCAGGCAAGAATTAAGACAACTGTAGAGTACATTTAACATAAGTAATTTACATTTGGATCCAGATTTATATAAAATTTAGGAGCACTGCACTTGCAAAAGTACACTGAGTTCAAGGCAGCCAAGAATCTGtcttttcctaaattaataaaatactgtacttttaactTAAAACCATTgtaagaaatgtgttttatattaTGTTTGCTTTCAATCTGGCACGCATaatttatattcatttaaactgaaaaaaaatggataATGTAAATTTCTGTACATTaggatgttttaaaacattggtGTCAAATTGTTCTTGGTTCGCTCATTAATTGAACATTGAACATAAGCATATTATCCCTTACATATAAGATTTTTCTTAAGGTCTTTTGCAGtgtattttacaaaatgttcaCTTAATTTTGGATGTGGCTCTCCATTGTTGTCAGGGTTTGTTGTGTTCTAATTTTCAAttgatgaagaaaataaaaatgttcacaaaatTAAAGGTACAGCtacctgtaacacaacacaacaacacagcCTGCTTAGAAGTATTGTTGATATGCAgttataattaaataatgagaccaactttgtaactgaatactcaagtggaaaaaaaaaccaagccCATTCAGGGATCGCAAGGAGTCTAATACCAATTTCAAGAAAcagaagacatttttttaataaacaaatacatttagaaaCTGTAATGCATAAcatcttactgtacataatataaAACCTTCAATGTCCAATCTTCCCAAATGCCAATCTATCCAATTTTCATGTTATGTACTGTGTGCATGTTATACGAAATACAGGACTTAATGAGTTTATTaacataaatttaaaatgtatggtTTTAGTTCAGAGAGGGCTGTTTTTCACACAAGGTGAAGTTCAGGTCTTACCTGGGGAAGGGCACCATAATTCCAAATATATCCTTTATGGGGAAATATATTAGCAACAAACCGAAGTTTTCCTTTCTTTACGTCCTGTTTAATTGGGTTCAGCGGGTCTTTTGTTGCAATCTacagaaaagacaaaacaatcatttatgtcatgagacatactgtatatccacccCAGATAGACTCTCTGTTGTGAATTTCAGGTAAAAGCAATTTGTCACACCCAGCATTCCAGAAAGAACTGTGTGGCACGAAAAAGGAATCATTATGTTTaacttaataaaaaatacttctCAGAACTCCAAAGCACTTACTCAAAaaactcattttttaaatggcgACTAAATTAGACAAGTGAATACAGAGCTTTAAGTTATGGAGAATGTTTTTAAGCGCGAATGAAAACAGATCCAAAATCTGGAGTTCCAAGTGGGGCAGTGGATTTGGAAGGCAAATGATCAAACACAGCGCTCAGGCACTGATAATTTTGTTCATTAgtgattttattcattcatttttcataACTGGCATATCTCAAAACCAGAACAACCTTTGCAGTGACTTTGATGTTGGGAGTTCGCTAGTTTACAACCTACGGTGTGCCTAAAGTGTTCAAATATCATTAAACTTCGACTGCAGAGGCTgcagaagcattaaaaattgAGTGCACAGAGTTATTTTTAGGACATTTTTGGTTCCAACTTTCCACCCTCACATTTTTCGAGACCTAATCTGAAATTATATAACAATGTTGcattttacagaaaacaaataaaattgatttttacgTTTTCCCACAGAAAATGGTGGGAAAAAGATAGAAGGACATTcaacatttgtctttttcactatattgaaaataaaagaaagggcTGAAGTAAACTGCTAAAAGCATGTGTTTGCTTCAGTGGACTGCAAAATTGCTCTTAAATTCTGTTACAGCAAATGAATCAATGATTTCCTATCTTCCTTCAAACTATCATCTTAAACGGAGGTTGTCAAAATGTATAGCTCATGCCTTTTGTCAGTAATGTGGTATCCTTCCAACAGGTGGCAGTAAAAGGGAGggattagtattttttttgtttttgttcctgttggttttcattccatggCACCTTAATTAGATAACTGAGGTCTTTTTAAGAAGTTGTTTCAattgaatatttgcattttgtttcaagtCACAAAGTTtggcattttatttcaaaaacaaaatacacggTTAATGTGccaacatgtttaagagctgggAACAACCTGTTCAAATGAATCTTATTATCTATAATTATTAAGTCAATGAAGGATTTGACTGTATATCTGAAGGTgtggctggaacaaaaaccaacagGCGTTTGGGTCACCAGGCCCAGAATTGAGAACCATTGCTCAAAACCATGCACACAATTTTGGATAACATAAAATTCCGTTCCTTAAGTGGTCAATTTAGTGCTAAATTCACAGAATACACACAGATTGCAAAATAACATTGTAGCCACTACACTTATAAATTTAAAGATGACTGATAGCTTCACTTTGAAGTACTTCAATGTAAACCACAAATAGACCATGAATAGAACTAAAGACgctacaagtaataggttctcAAACGCTGAACATAATTATCTCTGTAATTTTCTGAAATCCCAGAttatcaaatgttttattatgcGTAATTAAATGCAGTAACCATGACTAGTGACAAAGCACTTCCCTGGAGATGATGTGCTGCTTTTGTCAGCATTGTAGAGAACTCCAATACAGTTtaagaaatgttatttatttcaaaatgacACCTTTCCCCTTGTTTGTTGCTGGAAGTACTTGGTAATCACACATACATTTGTGAAACTGCTAAGAATTAAGAGCTGGTCAAAACACTCAGATTTATTGAATCTGTAACGTCACAGCATCCTGATTTGTGACTGAGTTGGTCAAGAACACAGGAGAAATTCCAAACAGGAATTTCCTGTATAACACCACCACAACTtcactgtacattttttgttcAAAAAACACCACTACATTCTTTACTTTTGGGTATGTACAtatgtattgtttgtttgtgGGTTTTCTTTATATTGTCTGCTGCTCTAAACCAAATTGCCCCTTGGAAATAATGCTCCCTTTCTACATGGTTTGATAGAATACGCTTTGTACCTTGATAAGTAtcctcattaatattagtaacaAACTCTTCATTTTAGTGAAGGTCGCAATTATCGCAAAATTGAAATGTGATGATTCATGAAAGATGGGTTTTAGTCCCACGTAAACTGAGATATATGATCTGAATACTCaaaccacaaaataaattattagatCTCATAATGCCACCATAAATGTCTTTAGTGGCAAGCTACCTTTACAATCTTTCAAATGTGCAGCACCAACTATGGCTCATTTCTCAGTGAATTTAAGCCACTGCATTTAAGCTATTCAGGGCTGTGGAATGGCTGTAGcatttttggtttaaaaagCACTGTAAAAGCTTTGCAGGCCCACCTTTCAGGAGGGCATTTGCTAGTCTGTTTGGTCATTAAACAGCATGTTTAGTATGTTTGGGTGCCAAACTGTGAGGCGACAGTCACCAATCTAAAACCATAGTTAAGCCCTTAACCTATTCTGTAGGACTGAGATTAATTTAAAGTTACTTACTTAGCTAATAAGTAAATACAGGAATATACAGCATAAGCACTCCTAGAGGTGTCATATATATTTATTCTACCCCATACGCTGCATATCACAATATAAAAGTAAAGTTTGGTCATGTATTGAGAAAAACCTCGACTTCACATGTATAAATGGTGCTGAAATGCAGGAAGGACTTCACTCAATGTTCCTAATGTTCCCTGCAGTACACTAAACTAACAGCTACTGTGTACATCCACTTGGAAAGAAGATATGAGAGATTCTATTGTATCAGCTTTCAAAAAACACAGCCCATGATTCAGAATGTTAATGCTTTTATAGTCCATATCTATTTAAATATGTTGCCTAATAGCAGAAAcatgtatgaaaaaataaacaagtacTTGCCTCCATTTTGGCATTTGTCCAGCGTGGCACCTCCACGACCATATTAAACAAGGTCTAGAAAATAAGAATCaaagttttatttgtttaaacaggTCGTTgtcagtttaacattttaaatacaaattcacatttacattttaaattacagttctatttcaaaatgtcttttttatcttttgggttttttattaatatgaatatttcAGATTTCTTAAGATACTCTCTTAAGAGTGTTTATGAGCAGGGTAATATTCTGTAATTAGTCAGAATATTTAGTGTGATGTAAACACTttattcaaaatacatttacacCCCAAATTTCAAGTAAAGTATTGAGCTAACATACATGTAGATTATTCTTAGAATACAGGCTTATGTCAACAAATTACTCTGAATAGTGCCTTCATCTAGTCTTGCTTACACACCGACACAGAAAATCCTGATGTTTACTTTcctcaatgttaaaaaaaatcaacaagaatgtatatatttatatgttctTTGTATGTATGTGGTCACTACATTTTAATGTCAAACTGAATCCATTTTGAATTATTCAGTcaagcacattttaaaattccattaCTAATCTCCAATTCTCCTTTATCTCACACTTCATttttgtgagtgtgagtgaAATTCAGTCTGAAATGGGTCAGGCTTATCATTATTTTCACCACGTTTAACCGGAGATGTCCTGACAAGTTTTCATTTGTTCAAAGTAACCGTTTCTATCTGAAGGTGAGCTCCACTTTGCgctttcttcaaaataaaactgtGATTAATGCTGTGATTTTGAAAAAGCACAGCACTTTCTGAAATTTGTTATCaggcaaaacaaaagaaagccaTACTATAGTATCCCTCACTTAAGAACTGCAAGTAGTTTATTGCAAAATCAGAAAAATCAGGTTTTGCATCAGTAATCCATAATCAAATTCCACAATCAGGTATCAAGAAACGGTGTAAAAGCACCTTGATAGACTAGCAAAAAAATATAACAGCTATTAGTAGAGACTGTGAGCCTGAGAAATGTTATTCTTCACTGGAATAACCACATAGTAAAACACAAAGttgtgcaaaaaatgttttgctaaaCATACAAGTACTATATTTATGATCCATCTTTTGTCAATGACTTTATCAATCTTTAGCATAATAACTACTTCTGATCTGAATGTTTACATTCTTCTGTCTTCGCCACAGAAATGTGAGAAGTCTGGAAAAGCAGGGTATGTTCGTCTCAGGAAACGGGCTGACAAACCAGAAATacctcattttcatttttcttaaccCTCTTGGAAGGGACATCATTTTCCTGTGGGGGGAAAAATGTATATGCATATAACTTagttaacaaaaatatttcacatatcAAGTGTTATCAACATATTTTAGTCATTTGATAGGCATAAAGATGGAGTAAGAGTAAAAAGTGCCGATACAGCCAAGGCCTGATATGTTCAGTAATGTATTGCTCCTGACTCCAAATACAACTCAGCATCCAACATCTTTACATGAGGTGAATGTGTCATGCCTTCATGCCATTCTTTCCATAGCTCAAGACACTGAACAATGGGACTGTTCTTTTGCTCCAGGACTACGGAATAACCTCCGAGCCCATCAAGTCTGTCAAACCTTTTCCTTaccattgtttttatatttcagaatttacttgtttcatttccttttttttaatctgcacaCAAATatctcatttgttttgttattcaGTGCCTAGAAATCCTATGCCatgaaaggcactgtataaaataaaggttatcaTTATTCAAGAATAACAGTAGCATGGACTGCATGAGCTTTAAGGTGGCATTTATAAAATGGGAGTTACAGCACCTTAGTACTGTTTACTGGGGGCTTCACCCTTCATGATTCCTTAATGTGTGTTTAGATACGTTAAGCTTGCCAGGAGTCCTACAGTCATGAGACCCAGAATAAATAAAGAGAGCACACTACTGAATACTTTTCTtgagttctttaaaaaaaactgaccacacttagaaaatgtaaaaaaacaagaagaacaTGGTCACACAAAGTCAACATCAAAGACTTTATTTCAAACCTTCTTCCATGCAGATCTTCAGTGTAGATTTCAAACAATGCTGCTGAAAGTGAGGGATACAACACCACAGAGTGTCACACCCCACTAAGACAAAAGCAGATATCGTGGGTcttcatacagtaaatgatcTCCACCCGAGCTCTTGAGGGACAGAGGTCAGGTTCAACTGGTCAAAGTGACCTCTGCTCTTCAGTTCATAGGCTGCTGATGTAGAGACTCAGGATATCTCAGAAAATGGGATTTGGATCATCCACCAGGTTATGGAGACACAGGGCTTTGTGCTAAGGATGTAAATGCTGACTGAGTCATATGTTGCAATGGCTGACACCAGTGTGACTGTAAAAGCATTTTACATTCTAGGTTCTAGGAGCATTCtaggtttttaaaaacttctTTCTAACCTCTTTCAAACTCTGAAAATCCGTATGTTCTTTCAAGTTTTAATATCAGAAAACAGTAAATTAAGTTGCAAAGTTCATCCAATGCTTAAAGTTTCCTTTGGTCATAAAACTCCACAGAGAAATGCCTACAGAAATACAGttcaaaatgtgttattttcgCAAAAACTGTCTATGTAGGATACGTAAAAATTAAACTCTCATACAAAATAAGAGCTTTTTCCCCCCCTCAGGCAGATTTTTACATTGCATAACATACACATACAGGCCTATACAGTAGTAAATGATTGCATCACACCTCTGGCTTCCTTAATTAACACATTATCTACAGTTAATGACTATTAATTTATTAGGTACATGACAAAGCAAGTTCAGTCCATTCTCCAGGATCTTCTCATCGTTAGTTCCATATTAGCTTCTTGTATCCGTTTTCAGTTTAAATTAATTCCTCTCTGCAAAGCATGTTAATAGGAGCTGCTCCTTTTCTGGAATACAATTTGCTGCATTCTGGAAAGGAACAGTTGGAAATCTATGTAGGACACATTAGTATTGACAAGACCTCTGCAAAAACACTTAACCTTTCACACTattcaattaacatttttttccttgtcGGATTGAATTATGCTTTTCAAAAGGCTTTCTGTCTTCATGGTTGGAGGCTCAGAAATCAATGCAGAAATCTGTGGCTTATATATTCATACTTGGTGTGTGGACTGCTGCATGAAAATTACTAGTTAAAGAACAGCTTGCAGGCACTTTGAAGTATTCTATGCCAgtac
Above is a genomic segment from Lepisosteus oculatus isolate fLepOcu1 chromosome 1, fLepOcu1.hap2, whole genome shotgun sequence containing:
- the ppa2 gene encoding inorganic pyrophosphatase 2, mitochondrial → MRVFLSPCCRISLVLLGSRSGLKNGLGLQAVTPYLRKMLHYQTEERGRPNTLDYRIYFKSSEGKYISPFHDIPLFVGDEQENDVPSKRVKKNENETLFNMVVEVPRWTNAKMEIATKDPLNPIKQDVKKGKLRFVANIFPHKGYIWNYGALPQTWEDPSHTDKDTKCCGDNDPIDVCDIGSKVCSPGEVIQVKILGILAMIDEGETDWKIIAINAEDPDAPTLNSIEDVRKQRPGHLEATVDWFRRYKVPDGKPENQFAFNGQFQNKDFAIEIIKSTHKHWRALVQKQANGGAINCKNVSVCDSPFKCSGDEAIKIVHSAPEYGKAEPLPPEVNKWHFLAK